Proteins found in one Paenibacillus borealis genomic segment:
- a CDS encoding ABC transporter substrate-binding protein: protein MKNKTKKLTVTLATMMALGTILSACGGNNNANTGAEATNAPATATEGAAANSGAPDTSKEVKLKMLLIGGQPGDYDKVFGELNTKLKEKINATVETEFLDWSDWTQKYPLKFAANEDFDLVYTANWALYNDQALKGGFLELTDDLLSKYMPQTWEAMPKVNWEQAKVDGKLYMVPNNNVEVTDKVVLYREDLRKKYNLPEINSLESYATYLKTVAKEETGITAYGAKPADGWKWHELDQATLEQNNDWNLVDANLLPLAYKLDDATGKIFNIYDTPEFRELLTYYKDLADNGVWSKNVVSNKNDVWQDIKAEKVSSYAQNLGTVAANVTEMRRDKPDVELAIADLTPTKKKIAAISTQNGMAIHATSKNVERSLMLIDLLQNDKEIHDLTMYGIAGTNYIPDGDKKYSAGPAAANYTGFSNWGWNSPLNRQDSAYPVEADNMFNSWQSSIYHFPLETFVFDSTPVKNEVANIGNVMLRYAIPLEYGLIDDLDKGQADLIKQLKSAGIDKVQTELQSQIDAFLAVQK from the coding sequence ATGAAAAATAAGACAAAGAAACTTACAGTTACGCTGGCAACAATGATGGCACTGGGTACCATTCTCAGTGCATGCGGCGGCAATAACAACGCAAATACAGGTGCAGAGGCTACGAATGCTCCGGCAACCGCAACAGAAGGAGCAGCAGCGAATTCCGGCGCTCCGGACACTTCCAAAGAAGTGAAGCTGAAGATGCTGCTGATCGGCGGACAGCCGGGGGATTACGATAAGGTGTTCGGAGAGCTGAACACGAAATTGAAAGAAAAAATCAATGCTACCGTAGAAACGGAATTCCTCGACTGGTCGGACTGGACACAGAAGTATCCGCTGAAATTTGCGGCTAATGAAGATTTTGACCTTGTGTATACAGCCAACTGGGCTCTCTATAATGATCAGGCGCTCAAGGGCGGCTTCCTTGAGCTGACGGACGATCTGCTGTCAAAGTACATGCCGCAAACCTGGGAAGCTATGCCTAAAGTAAACTGGGAGCAGGCTAAAGTAGACGGCAAGCTCTACATGGTTCCTAACAACAACGTTGAGGTTACCGACAAAGTGGTTCTGTACCGTGAGGATCTGCGCAAGAAATACAATCTTCCTGAAATCAACAGCCTTGAATCCTATGCTACTTATCTGAAAACGGTTGCCAAAGAAGAAACTGGAATTACCGCATACGGTGCCAAACCTGCCGACGGCTGGAAATGGCATGAGCTTGACCAGGCTACGCTGGAGCAGAACAATGACTGGAACCTGGTAGACGCTAACCTGCTGCCGCTGGCTTATAAGCTGGATGATGCAACCGGCAAAATTTTCAACATCTACGACACTCCTGAGTTCAGAGAGCTGCTTACCTACTACAAGGATCTTGCCGACAACGGCGTATGGTCCAAAAACGTAGTCAGCAATAAAAACGACGTATGGCAGGATATCAAAGCTGAGAAAGTTTCCTCCTACGCTCAGAACCTGGGTACTGTAGCAGCGAATGTAACGGAAATGCGCCGTGACAAGCCGGATGTTGAGCTGGCTATTGCTGACCTTACTCCAACCAAGAAGAAAATTGCGGCAATTTCGACCCAGAACGGTATGGCGATCCATGCGACTTCCAAGAACGTAGAACGTTCACTGATGCTGATCGACCTGCTGCAGAATGACAAGGAAATTCATGATTTGACCATGTACGGTATTGCCGGAACCAACTATATCCCTGACGGCGACAAGAAATACAGTGCAGGACCAGCAGCTGCTAACTACACAGGCTTCTCGAACTGGGGCTGGAACTCCCCGCTGAACCGTCAAGATTCGGCGTATCCGGTGGAAGCAGACAACATGTTCAACAGCTGGCAGTCCAGCATCTATCATTTCCCGCTTGAAACCTTCGTCTTCGACTCCACACCAGTGAAGAACGAAGTAGCCAACATCGGCAACGTGATGCTGCGTTATGCTATTCCGCTGGAATACGGCTTGATTGATGATCTCGACAAAGGCCAGGCTGATCTGATCAAACAGCTGAAATCCGCTGGTATTGACAAGGTTCAGACGGAGCTGCAGAGCCAGATCGATGCCTTCCTGGCAGTACAGAAATAA
- a CDS encoding response regulator gives MSINVLLVDDEAVDLEWLRRRVLASPLDIAVVGTANSGFNALKIMEQERIDIILSDIRMPIMTGTEFARRAKVIHPKVKIVFISGHEDFSYAKEAIEINASGYLLKPVEDKDLYDMLDSLCAAMEKEREQNRSFSEALSLVNKELILRWFEEPSPEPAEPHLRSALTPLLVKGAAAALVEIDDLEWKMRDLSEEDARVKTRQMAGLIKSFVEDGKLGTLIPVHHHRFVILCSLPQDSFLNLLDELIRKMAESSPCTLTIGVGRYAQDETGLHESYQQAQAALSAKWLLGKNRLIRDNMESSPRGTPGARIEQTVVKLLEAIIQYDLVAIDDQLLELFTSAGKKDVYELIIRITSKLHADLQQQNENLYELLQWESHQPDILFQFETIHDILSWMRRRFFELSELLYVKRQRQKRKLIDEIMNYVEENLEKKITLKEVAAHFDFTPNYLGYLFKEEYGLPFSEFVNERKTGRVFELLGDPTLKIYEIAERMGYKNIIYFNRQFKQITGMTPGEYRKKQKI, from the coding sequence ATGAGTATCAATGTATTGCTGGTAGATGATGAAGCTGTTGATCTGGAGTGGCTGCGGCGCAGAGTGCTGGCAAGCCCGCTCGATATTGCAGTAGTAGGAACGGCGAACAGCGGCTTCAATGCGCTTAAGATTATGGAGCAGGAGCGGATCGACATTATCCTGTCAGATATACGGATGCCCATTATGACCGGAACGGAGTTTGCACGCAGGGCTAAGGTCATCCATCCCAAGGTCAAAATCGTCTTCATCAGCGGCCATGAGGATTTCAGCTATGCCAAGGAGGCTATTGAGATCAATGCCTCCGGCTATTTGCTGAAGCCCGTTGAGGATAAGGATTTGTACGACATGCTGGATTCTCTGTGCGCAGCTATGGAGAAGGAGAGGGAGCAGAACCGTTCCTTCAGCGAAGCCTTGTCCCTTGTGAACAAGGAGCTTATCCTGCGCTGGTTCGAGGAGCCTTCTCCTGAACCCGCTGAGCCGCATTTGCGCAGTGCCCTCACTCCGCTTCTGGTGAAAGGGGCGGCTGCAGCACTTGTCGAGATCGATGATCTGGAATGGAAAATGCGGGATCTGTCCGAGGAGGATGCCCGCGTGAAGACGCGGCAAATGGCCGGATTGATTAAATCCTTCGTGGAGGATGGCAAGCTGGGCACGCTGATTCCTGTCCATCATCACCGGTTTGTCATTCTCTGCAGCCTTCCGCAGGACAGCTTCCTGAATCTGCTGGATGAGCTAATCCGCAAGATGGCGGAGTCTTCCCCCTGCACGTTAACCATCGGTGTCGGACGATATGCCCAGGATGAAACGGGACTGCACGAATCCTACCAGCAGGCACAGGCCGCCCTCAGCGCGAAGTGGCTGCTCGGGAAGAACCGGCTGATCCGGGATAACATGGAGTCTTCGCCGCGCGGGACGCCGGGTGCCCGGATCGAACAGACAGTGGTGAAGCTGCTGGAGGCGATCATTCAATATGATCTGGTGGCCATCGACGACCAGCTGCTGGAGCTGTTCACGAGTGCCGGCAAGAAGGATGTCTATGAGCTGATTATCCGCATCACCTCCAAGCTGCATGCGGATCTGCAGCAGCAGAACGAGAACCTGTATGAGCTGCTGCAATGGGAATCCCATCAGCCGGATATTCTGTTCCAGTTCGAGACGATCCACGATATTCTGTCCTGGATGCGGCGCAGATTCTTCGAGCTGTCGGAGCTGCTGTATGTGAAGCGGCAGCGGCAGAAGCGTAAGCTGATCGATGAGATTATGAACTATGTGGAGGAGAATCTGGAGAAGAAGATTACCCTGAAGGAGGTAGCCGCCCATTTCGACTTCACACCGAACTATTTGGGTTATCTGTTCAAGGAAGAATACGGGCTTCCTTTCAGTGAATTCGTGAATGAGCGCAAGACGGGCCGGGTATTCGAGCTGCTGGGTGATCCGACACTCAAAATCTATGAGATTGCCGAGCGCATGGGCTACAAGAACATTATCTATTTCAACCGGCAGTTTAAGCAGATCACAGGCATGACGCCGGGAGAGTACCGCAAGAAACAGAAAATATAG
- a CDS encoding beta-galactosidase: MKHTIQAHIAPKEIYPSTLRLGGSNPEGDQISFTNYYMELNGKPYFAICGEFHYSRYPEADWETELRQMKMSGINVIATYIFWNHHEEIEGEFNWSGNRDLRKFVELCHDNGLYVILRVGPFCHGEVRNGGLPDWLFGREFDVRSNDEGYLSYVRRLFAEIGREADGLMYKDGGPVIGIQLENEFNAAAALWEQTAKQGDEYLSGGIGGAEGSEHMRLLKEYAVDSGLIAPIYTSTGWGEAPFLEDEVLPLYGGYAYTPWSISDPNQVQKPTPEYVFVNFHDDQAPGGEFNPPYSRTKYPFACCEMGGGMQTWYLSRFQVEPESVLAMTLMKLAGGCNFIGYYMFHGGTNPVGRTGYLNESTTPKLTYDFQAPIGEFGQIRESNGLLRPLHYFLRRFADRLAPMATLLPEGAEAVTPEDAHTLRYAVRTDGKSGFLFVNNYQDHVEMDGHEGVVFEVKLGEEMISFPQRSSLTVKPKASFLLPFNFALDGLNLKYATAQPVTAVESAEAVTYFFAMPEGVDGEFQLDAQDGILSVATDAGTIEGSGSSYNMLIPHQVSSMIVIKRDGAREARIYAMSAKEAATLWELEENGQSRIVLSEVPLVQTPDGIEFLSSGQNAFTFREYAGGAVAEAQWSTLQADASISGRTEGWFRSYEVQGPQKEIALTTRRLHDHKLALQLPEEVLQGTGEVLLSIDYTGNVGYAFAGGQLFHDHFYNGLPWEIGLSRFRDVLRRGEIILETTPRRTGSITLAADAAMAVEKVFEGEATAVFHSVTATPVYRIALKR; the protein is encoded by the coding sequence ATGAAGCATACGATACAAGCCCATATTGCCCCGAAGGAAATCTATCCGTCGACCCTGCGTCTGGGGGGAAGCAACCCGGAGGGTGACCAGATCAGCTTCACCAATTACTACATGGAGCTGAACGGCAAGCCTTATTTCGCTATATGCGGCGAGTTCCACTATTCGCGATATCCGGAAGCGGACTGGGAGACAGAACTCCGGCAGATGAAAATGTCAGGGATCAATGTGATCGCCACCTATATCTTCTGGAATCATCATGAAGAAATAGAAGGGGAATTTAATTGGAGCGGCAACCGCGATCTCCGGAAGTTTGTGGAGCTGTGCCACGATAACGGGCTCTATGTTATCCTGCGTGTCGGTCCGTTCTGTCATGGCGAGGTCCGTAACGGGGGACTCCCGGACTGGCTGTTCGGGCGGGAATTCGATGTCCGCTCCAATGATGAAGGGTACCTGAGTTATGTAAGACGATTGTTCGCAGAGATTGGCCGGGAGGCTGATGGGCTGATGTACAAGGATGGCGGGCCGGTAATCGGCATTCAGCTGGAGAATGAATTCAATGCTGCCGCTGCGCTCTGGGAACAGACTGCGAAGCAGGGGGATGAATATCTTAGCGGCGGGATCGGCGGTGCGGAGGGTTCAGAGCATATGCGCCTGCTCAAGGAGTATGCGGTGGATTCCGGCCTGATTGCCCCGATCTATACGAGTACCGGCTGGGGAGAGGCACCGTTCCTGGAAGATGAAGTCCTGCCGCTGTATGGCGGATATGCCTATACCCCGTGGAGCATCAGCGATCCGAATCAGGTCCAGAAGCCGACACCTGAATATGTATTTGTGAATTTCCATGATGATCAGGCGCCGGGAGGCGAGTTCAATCCGCCGTATAGCCGGACGAAATACCCGTTTGCCTGCTGTGAGATGGGCGGCGGCATGCAGACCTGGTATCTGTCCCGCTTCCAGGTAGAGCCGGAAAGTGTACTGGCCATGACCCTGATGAAGCTTGCCGGAGGCTGCAACTTTATCGGGTATTATATGTTCCATGGCGGTACGAATCCCGTGGGCAGAACAGGTTACCTGAACGAGAGCACCACACCGAAGCTGACATATGATTTTCAGGCGCCGATTGGCGAGTTCGGACAGATTCGGGAGTCGAACGGCTTGCTGCGGCCGCTGCATTATTTCCTCCGCCGGTTCGCAGACCGGCTTGCTCCTATGGCAACCCTGCTTCCGGAAGGTGCAGAGGCGGTCACTCCTGAGGATGCCCATACGCTGCGTTATGCTGTCCGAACGGATGGCAAGTCCGGCTTCCTGTTTGTTAACAATTATCAGGATCATGTTGAGATGGATGGGCATGAGGGTGTTGTATTTGAAGTTAAGCTTGGGGAAGAGATGATCAGCTTCCCGCAGCGGAGTTCGCTGACCGTCAAGCCCAAGGCTTCATTCCTGCTGCCGTTTAACTTTGCACTTGACGGTCTGAATCTTAAGTATGCAACGGCCCAGCCGGTCACCGCAGTGGAATCTGCTGAAGCCGTCACCTATTTCTTCGCGATGCCGGAGGGTGTGGATGGTGAGTTCCAGCTGGATGCGCAGGACGGTATTCTCAGTGTGGCCACAGATGCCGGAACAATTGAAGGAAGCGGCAGCAGCTACAACATGCTCATTCCGCATCAGGTGTCGTCCATGATCGTTATCAAGCGTGACGGAGCCAGAGAAGCACGGATTTACGCGATGAGTGCCAAGGAAGCAGCAACCCTGTGGGAGCTTGAGGAGAATGGCCAGAGCCGGATAGTGTTGTCGGAGGTGCCGCTTGTGCAGACTCCGGACGGAATTGAATTCCTTAGCAGCGGCCAGAATGCCTTCACGTTCCGTGAATATGCCGGTGGAGCTGTGGCAGAAGCGCAGTGGAGCACTTTGCAGGCTGATGCATCCATCAGCGGACGGACGGAAGGCTGGTTCCGGAGCTATGAGGTGCAGGGTCCCCAGAAGGAGATCGCCCTTACCACGCGGCGGCTTCATGACCATAAGCTCGCGCTCCAGCTGCCGGAGGAGGTTCTCCAAGGAACCGGAGAAGTGCTGCTGAGCATTGATTATACCGGTAATGTGGGCTATGCCTTTGCGGGCGGGCAGCTGTTCCA
- a CDS encoding ABC transporter permease codes for MKQKQHGFWDDVKKYRSLLLMLVPAVLFFLLFAYIPMSGIILAFKQYDYTGGVFGSPWNGWDNFKFFFNSGDAWRVTRNTALYNIAFIVVNNVIQICAAILLFEVAGKWFRKITQTVLFLPYFISWVVVGAIAYNLFNFDVGTINVLLKGLGMQPVDIYNTAAYWPVILVVVSAWKTLGYGTIMYLAAITSIDTEMYEAAEIDGANIFQRIMKITVPNLMPTVIILVLLAIGNVFRGDFGMFYNMVGNNGLLFSSTDVIDTFVFRSLTTSNEIGMSAAAGFYQSLLGFVTIMLANYAVRKYDKDRALF; via the coding sequence ATGAAACAGAAACAACATGGATTCTGGGATGATGTGAAGAAGTACAGATCCTTGCTCCTCATGCTTGTACCGGCGGTATTGTTCTTCCTGCTCTTTGCTTATATTCCGATGTCAGGCATTATACTGGCGTTTAAGCAATACGACTACACCGGCGGGGTCTTCGGCAGCCCCTGGAACGGATGGGACAACTTTAAATTCTTCTTCAATTCTGGTGACGCCTGGCGCGTAACACGAAACACAGCGCTGTACAATATTGCTTTTATCGTTGTGAACAACGTGATTCAGATCTGCGCGGCTATCCTGCTGTTCGAGGTTGCCGGCAAATGGTTCCGGAAAATTACCCAGACGGTATTGTTCCTGCCTTACTTCATTTCCTGGGTTGTGGTTGGAGCCATTGCCTACAACCTGTTCAACTTCGACGTAGGTACCATTAACGTATTGCTGAAGGGACTCGGCATGCAGCCGGTGGACATCTATAATACCGCTGCCTACTGGCCGGTAATCCTGGTGGTCGTATCCGCCTGGAAGACGCTGGGCTATGGTACAATCATGTATCTTGCAGCCATCACCAGCATTGATACTGAAATGTACGAAGCGGCTGAGATTGACGGGGCGAATATTTTCCAGCGTATTATGAAGATCACGGTTCCGAACCTGATGCCTACGGTTATTATTCTGGTGCTGCTGGCTATCGGTAACGTCTTCCGCGGTGATTTCGGGATGTTCTACAATATGGTCGGCAACAACGGCCTGCTGTTCTCATCAACCGACGTCATCGACACCTTCGTGTTCCGCTCACTGACCACTTCCAATGAGATCGGGATGTCTGCTGCGGCCGGCTTCTATCAGTCACTGCTTGGTTTCGTAACCATCATGCTGGCTAACTATGCAGTACGCAAATATGATAAGGATCGTGCTCTATTCTAG
- a CDS encoding carbohydrate ABC transporter permease — protein MSSTTANLKTPEVSRKRGNKDKMILAIIGYVMLTVLAIFCIFPFILVVSSSLSEESTIIEKGFQLFPSAFSTEAYSLLFKYPEEMLRAYGITISVTAIGTLFGLFLTSMTAYVLSRRDFKWRGRFSFFFFFTTLFSGGLVPWYLMIVNYLHLKDTLLVLILPLLMNVFYIIVMKSFMSSIPDAITESAKIDGAGDFRIFMQLIVPLSKPALATIGLFIALAYWNDWYNALLFISKSELMPLQYYLYKMLGNMDGMRKAMMASGAVVNTDLPTESLKMAMTIVATGPILLAYPFIQKYFVTGLTIGAVKG, from the coding sequence ATGAGTTCAACTACTGCAAACTTGAAAACTCCGGAAGTTAGCCGGAAGCGCGGCAATAAGGATAAGATGATACTGGCCATCATCGGCTATGTGATGCTTACTGTGCTCGCTATATTCTGTATCTTCCCCTTCATTCTGGTCGTGTCCTCCTCTCTGAGTGAGGAGAGCACGATTATCGAAAAAGGGTTCCAGCTCTTCCCGTCCGCGTTCTCCACAGAGGCCTACAGCCTGCTGTTCAAGTATCCGGAGGAAATGCTCAGAGCTTATGGCATAACCATATCCGTAACCGCCATCGGAACATTGTTCGGATTGTTCCTGACTTCAATGACAGCCTATGTGCTGTCCCGGAGAGATTTCAAATGGCGCGGCCGCTTCTCCTTCTTCTTCTTCTTCACTACACTGTTCAGCGGCGGTCTGGTCCCTTGGTACCTGATGATTGTCAACTATCTGCATCTTAAAGATACATTGCTGGTGCTGATCCTGCCTTTGCTGATGAACGTGTTCTACATTATCGTCATGAAATCGTTCATGAGCAGCATCCCGGATGCCATTACAGAATCCGCCAAGATTGACGGCGCAGGCGATTTCCGGATTTTCATGCAGCTGATTGTTCCTTTGTCCAAGCCGGCTCTGGCTACCATTGGTCTGTTCATTGCCCTGGCCTACTGGAATGACTGGTATAACGCACTATTGTTTATCTCCAAATCAGAGCTCATGCCGCTGCAGTACTACCTCTACAAAATGCTCGGCAATATGGATGGCATGCGCAAGGCGATGATGGCTTCCGGTGCAGTTGTAAATACGGATCTGCCTACGGAGAGCTTGAAGATGGCCATGACCATTGTGGCTACAGGACCTATCCTGCTTGCTTATCCGTTCATCCAGAAATATTTTGTAACCGGACTTACGATTGGTGCAGTCAAAGGATGA